From Clostridium sp. SY8519:
TTTAAAGCCGGCGCCCGCGTGCCACAGCTGAATCAGAGTGGTTTTCGGATCCAGAGTCAGCCAGTCCAGACAGGGCGCATGATCGTCAATGAAGATCATGTCCGCTTTTGCCAGCTTTTCCACAAAGGCGATCCAGTTTTTCACTCCGTAATGTCGAATGGCAACCATCGAGCGGGCAGAGGTCAGAATATTATACTCCTTATCCAGTCCCCGTTCTTTGATCCGGTCCATGACACTGGTCAGATTGCTTCCCATCACTTCACTCTGCTCCGTCATGAAAAGCAGGGTCATCTTTTTCCCGGTCTGTCTGGAATAATTCCTGTATTTATTCAGTTTCTTCTGATAGATATCCTTGATTACCTTGTGGCGCTTGCTTTTTAATTTTTTCTCCACACCGGCCTTCATCTTCTCCTTGCCGTGGAGTTCCACCACCGGAGCGTGATCATTTTCATTGAATACCGGTATGCCGCAGCGTTTCATATCCTGGGCAATCATATCCAGATACAGTGCGTCATCTCTGTCAGCCACGGAAAAATCGATGATATATCCTTTGGATTTCTTGTTGTGCAGGAAGATTCTGGCCTTATCCTTCAGAAGCGGCGCCAGTTCGTCCGCGATCTCCAGCAGGCACAGTACATCATTTCCCTGGCAGGCTGCCAGTTTATACTTTCCGTTGGGCAGACACTTGCAGTAGCCCGGATTGGTGTAATTCAGCGACAGCACATATCGGGTATCTGACAGCTGTCTGACTTTGAATTTGGCATTGGCCCGATGATGCACCGTCACTGCGTAGAAATCCAGCGGTTCGGACAGGTCAATGCCCTCCCGGGGCAGGATCTCCACAGTCATATGAACGATAATCCGCTCCCACTGAATATCCGTAATCTTCGCACGGATCCGGTGCTCTGCCATACGGTCTGTCATAACGATATTATTGGTCTGTTCCATTCTGTCACTATACTCCTATTCCATTTTACTGATCAAAAAATCAACGATTCGCTTTGCCGCCTGACCATCTGCATGATAGCCGATCAGTTCCAGGAACTTATCAATGTCCTTCTGATACTGCTCCGCGTCAAACTGCCGCATCACCGCAATCAGATCATCGGTGGTTTTTGCATACGGAAACGGCAGCTGCTCCATCGTATAATACATGCCCCGTTTTTCCTGATATTCTTCCAGATCCGGCACATACATAAAGGCCGGTTTACGGGTCAGCATAAAGTCCGTAATCGCAGAAGAATAGTCGGAAATCATCAGATCCGCCGCTACGGCGATATCCTGCATATCCGGATATTTTGAGGCATTGATGATTTTTTCATGCTTGGGTATCAGTTTCTTCGCTTTGGAGATCAGGCGGGGATGCAGACGAATCAGCAGCACCCAGGGGTCGCCGGTCATCTCTTCCAGCGCTTCCACTACACGGACGTAATCCATGTTGTACCATTTCAGGACCATTCCGTTGCGGAAAGTGGGGGCAAAAAAGGCGATCTTTGTCCCCGCGGGAATCTGATAGGTCGCGCGGATCGCCTGTTCGGCCTCCGGTGAACCATTAATCAGAATATCCGTCCGGGCGTCCCCCAGCTCCAGGATCTCTCCTTTTCCGTAAAAGAACTCTTCCAGCACATGCTTTTCCACTTCACCGCCACAGGTAATGTAATCCACATAGTCCGCGTCTGTCCGGTAATTCTTCTCTTTTTCGCTGAGTTCTTCGTAAGCTTTTTCCTTGTAGGTGTTTTTGTCGGTTCCCTCACTCTTTAAAGTGATTCCTCCATGGAAGGTATTCAGATAGATGGTTTTGTCCCGTTTCACGAGGCCGTTCTCATACATCTTATTAAAATGGATATTATTGATCCATACTTTTGCGGTCAGCAGCTCATACACCGCTTCCCTGTCCTTGACCACCCGGACCCGGTCCGGGATTCTGCTGTCTTTCCGATTCTGGGATTTTCCAAGGATCCACACCAGATCATAGGCATCGCCCCGTTTCAGGAACTCATCGCAGATCGCCCGCGGGTTGCAGCCGTATCCTTTGCCGCCAAACTGTGAAAAAACGATTTTGTTCTTCTGTACCGGTTTAAACCGGGCAATGCGTCTGCATTTTCTCAGGTGCCGTGCTTTGGATCTCTCGGCTTCTTTCTCTTCCCTTGCCGTTTCCTTTGCATCTGCCATATGCGTATCTCCCCTTATCTGTCTCATTATTGTTTATTCAGATCTGTCTTGATCTGCGTGGTGGAAATCTCCGGCGTACGCGGGAGGTATACGACTTCACAGTAATCCTTCAGGAAATCAAACTTGCCCTTCCAGTCATCCCCGATGACGAAGGTGTCGATTTTGTATTCTTTCACATCTGAAATCTTCTGTTCCCAGCTTTCCTCCGGAATCACCAGATCCACATAGCGAATGGCCTCTACCAGATCTTTCCTCTGTTCGTAGCTGAAATAACATTTTTTCTGTTTGCTGTTCCAGTTGAATTCATCGGTAGACACTGCAACAATCAGATAATCTCCAAGTTCTTTCGCCCGCCGGAGCAGATTCACATGACCATAGTGCAGCAGGTCAAAAGTGCCGTAGGTTATCACACGTTTCATTATTATATACCTCTCATCGCCATTTTATTACATTTTTATTACAATCGTAATAACGATACCATACAGGCATAGTTTACGCAAGTTCCACAGAAAAATCCTGCCTGTACATTCCTCTGAAGTACAGACAGGATCCCCCTTCGCTCTTATTTCATAAATTCCCGGTACTCCGGTATGATTTCCTCCGGTGTGCCGATTTTACGGATATTCCCGTTGTGCAGCCACAGAACTTTTGTGCACAGATTCTGTATCGCATTCAGTGAGTGGGATACAATCACAACGGTGCGATCTTTGTCCTCGATCAGTTCCTTGATCCTTGCATGACTCTTCTTTTTGAAATGCTCATCCCCTACGCTCAGCACTTCATCAATCAGCATAATATCTGTTTCCAGCACTACGCTGATGGAGAACGCAAGCTTCGAATGCATACCGCTGGAATAAGACTTGACCGGGGCGTCGATAAAATCCCCCAGCTCAGAAAATTCAATGATTTCATTCGTCTTTTCCTCGATCTCTTTTTCGCTGAAGCCCAGGAGCAGGCCGGAGAGGTAGATATTCTCCCGTCCGGACAGTTCTTTCTGAAAGCCAATTCCGATGGCCAGAAGAGACACGTCATGCCCGTGGAGGTCGATGGTTCCTTCGTCCGCGGAGAAAACTCCCGCCAGTGCCCGCAGAAGTGTGGATTTGCCGCTGCCGTTTTTCCCGATGATCCCCAGGATCTCACCTTTTTCCACCTCAAAGGAAATCCCGTGGATCGCTTCGAACACGCCATTGTCTTTGGACTTTTTATGACGTTTCAGAAGCTGCTGCTTGATGGAATAATTTTTCAGCTTGCGATACCGAATCACGAGATCTCTGACTGTAATTGCTGTTTCCGCCATAATCCACCTCTTATATTACCTTTGCGTAACTGTTTTCATAAGCATAAATCAGCCGCATGCCAATCAGGCACAGAATGATGCTCAGCACTGCCCAGAGCGTCATCCAGTGAATACTCGGCGTAGTCTGATAGATCAAGGACTGGCGGGCGCTGTGGAGAATCAGTGCCATCGGGTTGCAGTGCAGGTCCAGTTCCCGGAAGATCGGGTTCTTAATCCGCTTCTGAATGTTAAAGAAGACACCTACCCCATAGTAGCAGAACCGCATGACAATGCGGACAATATTGGACAGATCCTCGACAAATACCCCGAAGTGCAGCACAATGCAGCAGATCCCGAAGGTAAACAGCACTTCAATCAGAAACACCGGGACAATCCAGAAGATATTCCAGGACAGGGGGACCCGGTAAAATACCATCAGTCCTACGATAATTATTCCGGAAAACAGCATCTTGCGGAAATTGATGCGCATTTCTTTAATGACGAGTATAAACTTCGGCAGATAGACTTTGTTGATAATGCCTTTGTTTTTCTTGACTATCTTAACGCTGGAATTCAGTGTGCGGTTGAAAAAATCCCAGAACGTAAGACCGATAAAAATAAACAGCGGAAAGTACTGTTCCTTCGCATGGAACACATACCCGAAGATAATCGTGTAAATTATCATCATACAGAACGGATTGAAAATCCACCACAGCCTGTTCAGATAGGATCCGGCAACTTCTGCTTCCAGCGCTGCCTTCGCGGCGTATTTGGAATAATGATGATATTTCCTGGTGTCCTGAAAAAATCTTTTTAACATATGTATCCTCATCGTCTGCACCCGTCAGGTATTCCACAACGGCTGCTTTCACAGGAAAAAACGGCGCAGTACAAGCCTGCGCCACTCCAAAATTCGACTTATCTTACCACATCTGTCATAGGATGTCAAAATTTATGCTTTTTTCCAGATCAGTCCATAAGCGTCCGCGTAACGGGAACCGGCGGAACCGGCCGGGGCCGCCAGCACAAACCGCAGATTCATGGTGCCGGAAGATGTAGTCCCAAGGGCATAACTGCCGATGGATTTCACCCGGGATGACAGACGTATTCCGCGCAGCCGTCCGCAGAAGCGGAACGCATTGGCGGAAATCTTTGTTACACTGTTCGGTATCTTCACGCCGGTCAGGCCGCTGCACCCCCGGAACGCAGCGGTTCCGATGGTTCTGGTGCCGGCCGGGACTTTGTAACTGCCCTTACGTCCTGCCGGGTACAGCACCAGTGTTTTCCTGTTTTTCGTAAACACCACGCCGCCTGCGGATCTGTAAGTCCGATTGCCGGAAGCGACCTTTACCTGTTTCAGTTTCGTACATTTATAGAAGGAATTGGAGCGGATCTGACGGGTATTCTTCGGGACTGCAACGGAAGAAACACTCCGGTCCCAGGCAAAAGCCATACCGCCTACCGATGTAACCGTATCCGGCAGCCGCACCACGCCTCTGGTTCCGCCTGCCGCAGTTGTGTGCCATCCCCGCAGGGACGGACAGTCTGCGAAGGCATAGGTATCAATTTTCTTTAAAGAAGAAGATACCGTCACATCCGTCAGCGAACGGCACGCGTAAAACGCCGTATGCGGAATCACCTGTACCCCCTGGGGCAGACGGGCCGTCCGCAGGCTGTCGCAGTGGGCAAACGCAGAGCGGCCCACATAGGTCACCCGGTTCGGTACGGAA
This genomic window contains:
- a CDS encoding CDP-glycerol glycerophosphotransferase family protein → MADAKETAREEKEAERSKARHLRKCRRIARFKPVQKNKIVFSQFGGKGYGCNPRAICDEFLKRGDAYDLVWILGKSQNRKDSRIPDRVRVVKDREAVYELLTAKVWINNIHFNKMYENGLVKRDKTIYLNTFHGGITLKSEGTDKNTYKEKAYEELSEKEKNYRTDADYVDYITCGGEVEKHVLEEFFYGKGEILELGDARTDILINGSPEAEQAIRATYQIPAGTKIAFFAPTFRNGMVLKWYNMDYVRVVEALEEMTGDPWVLLIRLHPRLISKAKKLIPKHEKIINASKYPDMQDIAVAADLMISDYSSAITDFMLTRKPAFMYVPDLEEYQEKRGMYYTMEQLPFPYAKTTDDLIAVMRQFDAEQYQKDIDKFLELIGYHADGQAAKRIVDFLISKME
- a CDS encoding ABC transporter permease, encoding MLKRFFQDTRKYHHYSKYAAKAALEAEVAGSYLNRLWWIFNPFCMMIIYTIIFGYVFHAKEQYFPLFIFIGLTFWDFFNRTLNSSVKIVKKNKGIINKVYLPKFILVIKEMRINFRKMLFSGIIIVGLMVFYRVPLSWNIFWIVPVFLIEVLFTFGICCIVLHFGVFVEDLSNIVRIVMRFCYYGVGVFFNIQKRIKNPIFRELDLHCNPMALILHSARQSLIYQTTPSIHWMTLWAVLSIILCLIGMRLIYAYENSYAKVI
- a CDS encoding leucine-rich repeat domain-containing protein is translated as MRNRKKMKHMTLLLAAAAATAGAAALGTVSTDAGAGNGTVVTAQAAEGTPVQRGSCGTEAVYTLTADGTLRIAPKKGVSSADMEDYTEKTTPWSDSSVRKIIISRGIRSIGAEAFQNAYRVRTVSLPDTLERIGDRAFANADELTEISVPNRVTYVGRSAFAHCDSLRTARLPQGVQVIPHTAFYACRSLTDVTVSSSLKKIDTYAFADCPSLRGWHTTAAGGTRGVVRLPDTVTSVGGMAFAWDRSVSSVAVPKNTRQIRSNSFYKCTKLKQVKVASGNRTYRSAGGVVFTKNRKTLVLYPAGRKGSYKVPAGTRTIGTAAFRGCSGLTGVKIPNSVTKISANAFRFCGRLRGIRLSSRVKSIGSYALGTTSSGTMNLRFVLAAPAGSAGSRYADAYGLIWKKA
- the tagD gene encoding glycerol-3-phosphate cytidylyltransferase, coding for MKRVITYGTFDLLHYGHVNLLRRAKELGDYLIVAVSTDEFNWNSKQKKCYFSYEQRKDLVEAIRYVDLVIPEESWEQKISDVKEYKIDTFVIGDDWKGKFDFLKDYCEVVYLPRTPEISTTQIKTDLNKQ
- a CDS encoding ABC transporter ATP-binding protein; its protein translation is MAETAITVRDLVIRYRKLKNYSIKQQLLKRHKKSKDNGVFEAIHGISFEVEKGEILGIIGKNGSGKSTLLRALAGVFSADEGTIDLHGHDVSLLAIGIGFQKELSGRENIYLSGLLLGFSEKEIEEKTNEIIEFSELGDFIDAPVKSYSSGMHSKLAFSISVVLETDIMLIDEVLSVGDEHFKKKSHARIKELIEDKDRTVVIVSHSLNAIQNLCTKVLWLHNGNIRKIGTPEEIIPEYREFMK